The Coccidioides posadasii str. Silveira chromosome 3, complete sequence genome contains a region encoding:
- a CDS encoding uncharacterized protein (EggNog:ENOG410Q53X~TransMembrane:2 (i253-277o292-317i)) — MADPPFSKEDELYRKLSVSWNPPSIHRQPISGAGVALTKDWLPGQPRIRLQDAKLALYLESELITKDLDKLAPNLWLVATPDSSDISSLTHQIVRGRQITVTEKPELHLVWSYDRVFIKPIPKYLLSHAFWEFYLNGARPPIPGRPNTKITSAALGFLRSYFYLIQHRSDFAIATNNDHRLIPKHISYAQFSCFIRAFGRDRIGDDVVSPRYAYGELGLTRLNLSSKVFLQRFTYHKVHGQYGARLAQFYGPVLFMIGIFSLVLSALEVALSVQAIIVSGKPWMTFARLSRWFAIFTIVCSAILALLPAMSLVVLAARESRLALKKLQENGISLRPALDKEGDKTTV; from the coding sequence ATGGCTGATCCTCCATTTTCCAAGGAAGATGAGCTTTACCGAAAGCTCTCTGTGAGCTGGAATCCACCCTCCATCCATCGGCAGCCCATCTCTGGAGCAGGCGTCGCATTGACCAAGGACTGGCTCCCAGGCCAACCGCGGATTAGATTGCAAGACGCCAAACTCGCACTGTACCTCGAGTCGGAGCTGATCACGAAGGATCTGGACAAACTTGCTCCCAATCTCTGGCTTGTGGCCACACCGGACAGCTCAGACATCTCCTCACTCACACACCAGATCGTCCGCGGTCGCCAAATAACCGTCACAGAGAAACCAGAGCTGCATCTGGTTTGGAGTTACGATCGTGTTTTTATTAAACCGATACCCAAATACCTTCTCTCCCACGCATTCTGGGAATTTTATCTCAATGGCGCCCGCCCACCAATCCCTGGGCGGCCGAACACGAAAATCACCAGCGCGGCGCTTGGCTTCCTCCGGTCTTACTTCTACCTCATCCAACACAGATCCGATTTCGCCATCGCAACAAACAATGATCACCGCTTGATACCAAAGCACATCTCTTATGCACAATTTTCCTGTTTCATCAGGGCGTTCGGCAGAGATAGGATCGGTGACGACGTCGTTTCCCCACGATATGCGTACGGGGAGCTCGGGCTGACACGACTGAACCTCTCGTCCAAGGTGTTCCTCCAACGCTTTACATATCACAAGGTTCACGGGCAGTACGGCGCTCGTCTCGCACAATTTTATGGTCCTGTACTTTTTATGATTGGAATTTTTAGCTTGGTACTCAGTGCACTGGAAGTGGCGCTCTCTGTTCAGGCAATTATTGTATCGGGAAAGCCGTGGATGACCTTTGCCCGTCTCTCTCGGTGGTTCGCGATATTCACTATTGTTTGCTCTGCTATTTTAGCATTGCTTCCTGCGATGTCTTTGGTTGTCCTGGCTGCTCGCGAGTCCAGACTTGCGCTGAAAAAATTGCAGGAAAATGGCATATCCTTAAGACCCGCTTTAGATAAAGAGGGGGACAAGACAACGGTTTAG